The proteins below are encoded in one region of Paenibacillus albus:
- a CDS encoding YpdA family putative bacillithiol disulfide reductase, with protein sequence MQAEQVIIIGAGPCGLAAAIELQAIGIEPLIIEKRNVVHSISQYPTYMHFFSTPELLEIGGIPFTTANDKPSRVEALSYYRNVALRHGVRINAYETVTAIRPQEDGSFELDSHDRAGELIQYRAAAVIVATGYFDHPNELGIPGEKSDKVTHFFREAHPYTGMKVAIIGGSNSAIDAALELERAGAKVTVVYRGDQYSTSIKSWVRPIFEGLVNKGRIQMRFASRVVEIHPRYVVILNSKTGERDELPNDFVLALTGFHPDRGFLSSFGVTIEEEGYPTFNDETMESNVPGIYLAGVVASRREANEIFIESGRFHGRKIAAHLQQKGINS encoded by the coding sequence ATGCAAGCAGAACAAGTTATCATTATCGGCGCTGGTCCTTGCGGCCTTGCCGCTGCGATCGAGCTGCAAGCGATTGGCATTGAGCCGCTCATCATCGAGAAACGCAACGTTGTCCATTCCATCTCTCAATATCCAACGTATATGCACTTCTTCAGCACCCCAGAGCTGCTTGAGATCGGCGGTATACCTTTCACGACTGCGAATGATAAGCCGTCTCGCGTCGAAGCATTGTCGTATTATCGTAACGTTGCGCTGCGGCATGGCGTTCGCATAAACGCTTACGAGACGGTTACCGCAATCCGTCCACAAGAAGACGGCAGCTTCGAGCTAGACAGTCATGACCGTGCAGGCGAGCTTATTCAATATCGCGCTGCTGCTGTAATCGTCGCAACCGGCTATTTCGATCACCCGAATGAGCTTGGCATCCCAGGCGAGAAATCGGATAAAGTGACGCATTTCTTCCGCGAAGCGCATCCCTATACCGGTATGAAGGTAGCGATTATTGGCGGGAGCAACTCCGCTATTGACGCGGCGCTCGAGCTGGAACGGGCAGGCGCTAAAGTTACCGTCGTCTATCGCGGCGACCAGTATTCGACCAGCATTAAGTCGTGGGTTCGTCCGATCTTCGAAGGACTCGTGAATAAAGGCCGCATCCAGATGCGATTCGCGTCACGGGTTGTCGAAATTCATCCGCGCTATGTCGTAATCTTAAATAGTAAAACTGGCGAGAGGGACGAACTGCCTAACGACTTTGTCCTTGCACTCACCGGTTTTCATCCCGACCGCGGCTTCCTCTCTTCCTTTGGCGTTACAATCGAAGAAGAAGGCTATCCGACGTTTAACGATGAGACGATGGAAAGTAACGTGCCAGGCATCTACTTGGCTGGTGTCGTCGCATCAAGGCGAGAAGCGAATGAGATCTTCATCGAATCCGGTCGATTCCATGGCCGTAAGATCGCAGCGCATTTGCAGCAGAAGGGCATAAACAGCTAG
- a CDS encoding thiamine pyrophosphate-dependent enzyme: MAIEINKEVSQGTVEQRMVYESGNEMAAYAAHQINYHVMGYFPISPSTEVAQFLDLMKANGQHDIKLIPADGEHGSAGICYGASAAGGRVFNATSSNGYLYMLEQMPVQSGTRFPMVMNLVCRSVSGPLDIHGDHSDLYYALNTGWPILMCRDPQAVYDMNIMAIKLAEDPEVRLPVLVASDGYFTSHQKRRVQTFAHRADVHAFVGEHSPEGFKHVLDRNNPITVGPYMNEPDYINNCFQQSQAMYRAGKVFDRIREEYAVLTGRDYPILDLYRMEDAEVAVFLMNSASEIIKDVVDQLRARGIKAGSIAPNMIRPFPAQEIAEALRGVKAVTIGDRADSYGAHGGNMTNEIKAALFTQGVKDTLVISRIFGLGGKDFYAEDGHHLFELAIEAAASGKVDVPFDYWGHTPGDPDKAPKRVLEPLAYEDLKTGLITVDRDEATGKLKVKVPPIRQLTKKPKRLAPGHGACPGCGIFSGLELFFKGIEGDIVALYQTGCAMVVTTGFPYSSHKATYIHNLFQNGAATLSGVVEMFWERKRRGELDQYGLKDDFTFVMITGDGGMDIGMGPAIGSALRNHKMIILEYDNEGYMNTGAQLSYSTPLGHRTSTSNVGKHQGGKLFHHKDTAQIMAATNIPYVFTGSESLPQDLLRKAAKAQYYAQNVGLVYGKILITCPLNWLSEEKIGQTLIDEAVNSCFFPLYDVEEGVTTITYNPEEKGKRIPLGDWLKNMGKTKHMTRPEYAPALKSFEDEVERRWQRLKAKHENEYL; this comes from the coding sequence ATGGCCATCGAGATTAACAAAGAAGTGAGTCAAGGTACTGTCGAGCAGCGAATGGTGTACGAGTCAGGCAATGAAATGGCAGCGTACGCCGCGCACCAAATCAATTATCATGTGATGGGTTATTTTCCGATCTCGCCTTCAACGGAGGTCGCACAATTTCTGGATTTGATGAAAGCCAATGGCCAGCATGACATTAAGCTGATTCCGGCTGATGGAGAGCATGGCTCTGCAGGTATATGCTACGGCGCATCTGCTGCCGGCGGACGCGTGTTCAACGCGACAAGCTCGAATGGCTATCTGTATATGCTGGAGCAGATGCCGGTGCAGTCAGGTACGCGTTTCCCGATGGTTATGAACCTCGTGTGCCGTTCCGTATCAGGCCCACTCGATATCCACGGCGACCATTCTGACCTTTATTACGCGCTGAACACGGGTTGGCCGATTCTCATGTGCCGCGACCCGCAAGCTGTGTATGACATGAATATTATGGCGATTAAGCTGGCGGAAGATCCGGAAGTCAGACTCCCGGTGCTCGTTGCATCCGACGGCTACTTCACGTCCCATCAGAAGCGGCGCGTGCAAACATTCGCTCATCGCGCTGATGTCCATGCCTTTGTTGGCGAGCATTCGCCTGAAGGGTTCAAGCATGTGCTCGACCGCAATAATCCGATCACGGTCGGCCCTTACATGAACGAACCGGACTATATCAACAACTGCTTCCAGCAGTCCCAAGCGATGTACCGGGCGGGCAAAGTATTCGATCGTATCCGTGAAGAATATGCGGTACTGACAGGGCGCGATTATCCGATTCTCGATCTTTACCGGATGGAAGACGCTGAAGTGGCGGTATTCTTGATGAATTCCGCATCGGAAATCATTAAGGACGTTGTCGACCAGCTTCGTGCCCGCGGCATCAAGGCAGGCTCGATTGCGCCGAACATGATCCGTCCGTTCCCGGCGCAGGAGATTGCTGAAGCGCTTCGCGGTGTCAAAGCGGTCACCATCGGTGACCGCGCCGACTCTTATGGCGCACACGGCGGCAATATGACGAATGAGATCAAGGCTGCGCTGTTTACGCAAGGCGTGAAGGATACGCTTGTCATTAGCCGAATATTCGGTCTCGGCGGCAAAGACTTCTACGCGGAAGACGGCCATCATCTGTTCGAGCTGGCGATCGAAGCGGCGGCAAGCGGCAAAGTCGATGTGCCGTTCGATTATTGGGGCCACACGCCGGGCGATCCGGACAAAGCGCCGAAGCGCGTGCTTGAGCCGCTCGCTTACGAGGATTTGAAGACAGGGCTTATCACCGTAGATCGTGATGAGGCGACGGGCAAGCTTAAAGTGAAAGTGCCGCCGATTCGCCAGCTGACGAAGAAGCCGAAGCGGCTGGCTCCCGGACATGGCGCTTGCCCAGGCTGTGGAATCTTCTCCGGTCTCGAGCTGTTCTTCAAAGGCATCGAAGGCGATATCGTCGCGCTCTATCAAACCGGCTGTGCGATGGTTGTTACGACGGGCTTCCCGTATTCCTCGCACAAAGCGACGTATATTCATAACTTGTTCCAGAATGGAGCAGCAACGCTATCAGGCGTTGTGGAAATGTTCTGGGAGCGCAAGCGTCGCGGCGAGCTGGATCAATACGGACTCAAGGATGATTTCACTTTCGTCATGATTACAGGTGACGGCGGTATGGATATCGGTATGGGTCCTGCAATCGGCAGTGCGCTTCGCAATCATAAAATGATCATCCTCGAGTACGATAACGAGGGCTATATGAATACAGGCGCGCAGCTGTCCTATTCGACGCCGCTCGGCCACCGTACATCGACTTCAAACGTCGGCAAGCACCAAGGTGGCAAGCTGTTCCACCATAAGGATACAGCGCAAATCATGGCGGCCACGAACATTCCGTACGTCTTCACAGGCTCGGAGTCGCTGCCTCAGGATTTGCTCCGTAAAGCGGCGAAGGCCCAGTACTACGCGCAGAACGTCGGTCTCGTATACGGTAAAATCCTTATCACTTGTCCGCTCAACTGGTTATCGGAAGAGAAGATCGGCCAAACGCTTATTGATGAAGCCGTGAACTCCTGCTTCTTCCCGCTCTACGATGTAGAGGAGGGCGTGACGACAATCACGTACAATCCGGAAGAGAAGGGCAAGCGGATCCCGCTTGGCGATTGGTTGAAGAACATGGGCAAGACGAAGCATATGACTCGACCAGAGTACGCACCTGCACTCAAGTCGTTCGAGGACGAGGTTGAGCGCCGCTGGCAGCGTCTCAAAGCGAAGCATGAGAACGAGTATCTGTAA
- a CDS encoding 2-oxoacid:acceptor oxidoreductase family protein — MSVLPKQNDLGFFEIRLESIGGLGANLAGKMLAEAGVVGSGFNGVSFSSYGSEKKGSPVKAHIRFCDLETNIRDTTPVERPHIVGVFHENLSKTVNVISGIYEDSVVLVNSTKLPEQLKEKMNLSAGTLAVVDATGISLEENNRVNMAMLGGLFRLCDFLDFEHMKGIIRKSLEKKYPQAVDPALRTFQRGYDEVKFQTFALPEGEQMPEPKRWDIPTLGYETQPIGGMIINPGNSVLKDISISRQGMMPHFDDEKCIHCAACDTACPDFCFVWEEQPDKKGRPQMFLQGIDYQYCKGCLKCVVACPTEALASERETDGYGEAHRVPHKFVWANAN, encoded by the coding sequence GTGTCGGTACTTCCAAAGCAGAATGACCTGGGATTCTTCGAAATTAGACTGGAATCGATCGGCGGATTGGGCGCGAACTTGGCTGGCAAAATGTTGGCTGAAGCAGGCGTTGTTGGAAGCGGTTTCAATGGTGTGAGCTTTTCCTCGTACGGATCGGAAAAGAAAGGCTCGCCGGTTAAAGCGCATATTCGGTTCTGTGATCTGGAAACGAATATCCGTGATACGACACCGGTCGAGCGGCCTCATATTGTCGGCGTGTTTCACGAGAACCTATCCAAAACAGTCAATGTCATCAGCGGAATCTACGAGGATAGTGTCGTGCTGGTTAACTCTACGAAATTGCCTGAACAGCTGAAAGAAAAGATGAATTTGTCCGCTGGTACACTTGCCGTTGTCGATGCTACAGGGATCTCCCTCGAGGAGAATAACCGGGTTAACATGGCGATGCTCGGCGGCTTGTTCAGACTCTGCGACTTCCTGGATTTTGAGCACATGAAAGGGATCATTCGTAAATCGCTTGAGAAGAAGTATCCGCAAGCGGTTGATCCCGCACTGCGCACATTCCAGCGGGGGTACGACGAGGTGAAGTTCCAGACGTTTGCGCTGCCGGAAGGCGAGCAGATGCCGGAGCCGAAACGGTGGGATATACCGACGCTCGGATATGAGACGCAGCCGATTGGCGGGATGATCATTAATCCCGGCAACAGCGTGCTGAAGGACATCAGCATCTCGAGACAAGGGATGATGCCGCATTTTGACGATGAGAAATGCATTCACTGCGCCGCATGCGATACGGCATGCCCGGACTTCTGCTTCGTATGGGAGGAGCAGCCGGATAAGAAGGGGCGTCCGCAGATGTTCCTGCAGGGAATCGATTACCAATATTGCAAAGGCTGCTTGAAATGCGTTGTCGCTTGTCCGACCGAAGCACTCGCGTCAGAACGCGAAACGGATGGTTACGGAGAAGCGCACCGCGTACCGCACAAATTTGTTTGGGCAAATGCGAATTAA
- a CDS encoding polysaccharide deacetylase family protein: MKSTAERLGYGPNERVLIINADDFGLCHSTNKGIQNLLENRVVSSSSLMMPCGWAREAALWCARHSQMDVGVHLATTSEWDLMKWGPVYRGGSTQSLVTSEGYFHRDVKTFERRVDGQQLKQELIAQIEMALQLGVNVTHADNHMGSLYGLQTGRDFLREVFDICAGFGLPFRLPRFLLLESGDPAPPELAAQAMKFAEEADARGVVVLDYLVALPFHSPNPHETYAHFKAQMISLIRRLKAGVTELFIHPSLVTDELTAFHSEPLRRGMEMEIFRDPDVLEAMRAENIIRIGWRELRHYQRRKG; the protein is encoded by the coding sequence ATGAAGAGTACAGCAGAGCGGCTTGGATATGGCCCGAATGAGAGAGTGCTTATCATTAATGCGGATGATTTCGGCTTATGTCACTCCACGAATAAAGGAATCCAGAATCTGCTCGAGAATCGTGTCGTCTCCTCCTCCTCGCTCATGATGCCTTGTGGCTGGGCGAGAGAAGCTGCGCTGTGGTGCGCCAGGCATTCGCAGATGGATGTCGGGGTGCATCTAGCCACAACAAGCGAATGGGACCTCATGAAATGGGGACCCGTATATAGAGGAGGATCCACGCAATCTCTGGTGACGAGCGAAGGATATTTTCACCGGGATGTGAAGACGTTCGAGCGCCGCGTAGACGGGCAGCAATTGAAGCAGGAGCTAATTGCTCAGATCGAGATGGCACTTCAGCTTGGCGTGAACGTGACGCATGCGGACAATCATATGGGCAGCTTGTATGGTTTGCAGACTGGCCGAGATTTCTTGAGAGAGGTATTTGATATTTGTGCGGGCTTTGGCCTGCCATTCCGGCTGCCGCGGTTTCTGCTGCTCGAATCGGGCGATCCTGCTCCTCCCGAGCTTGCAGCTCAAGCGATGAAGTTTGCCGAGGAAGCTGACGCTCGCGGTGTTGTTGTGCTCGATTATTTGGTTGCACTTCCATTTCACTCGCCTAATCCGCATGAAACATACGCCCACTTTAAAGCTCAGATGATTTCGCTTATCAGACGTTTGAAAGCCGGTGTGACCGAGCTGTTTATTCACCCATCACTCGTTACGGATGAGCTTACCGCTTTCCATTCGGAACCGCTTAGGCGTGGAATGGAGATGGAGATATTCAGAGATCCCGATGTGCTGGAAGCGATGCGCGCAGAGAATATTATTCGAATCGGATGGCGGGAGCTGCGCCATTATCAGCGGAGAAAGGGATAG